In the genome of Flavobacterium panacagri, one region contains:
- a CDS encoding response regulator yields MEKKKVLIVDDDSRNIFALVNTLKARSFECLSCLSAEEALKILKNDSSIDAVLMDMMMPEMDGYEAIPLIKAIPSQENTFVVAVTAQAMTGDREKCLEAGADAYISKPVDVDKLLQILGEI; encoded by the coding sequence ATGGAAAAGAAAAAGGTATTGATTGTGGATGATGATTCCAGAAATATCTTTGCATTAGTAAACACTTTAAAGGCTAGATCTTTTGAGTGTTTATCTTGTTTAAGTGCAGAAGAGGCTTTAAAAATATTAAAAAATGACAGTTCGATTGATGCTGTTTTAATGGATATGATGATGCCGGAAATGGACGGTTATGAAGCCATTCCGCTTATAAAGGCGATTCCGTCACAAGAGAATACATTTGTCGTTGCCGTAACGGCGCAGGCAATGACAGGAGATAGAGAAAAATGTTTAGAGGCTGGAGCAGATGCATACATCTCAAAACCCGTAGATGTTGATAAATTACTTCAAATCCTGGGAGAAATTTAA
- a CDS encoding CheR family methyltransferase, producing the protein MIEDIELETLINEVYEYYGFDFGSYSRASLKRRVNRVFYLDGFKHFHEFLSKVRTDEEYCKRMIDEITVNVTEMFRDPSFYLTLRKEILPLLGTKPFIRIWHAGCSTGEEVYSMAIMLKELGLLHKSILYATDINATVLETAKSGIFPLRMIKDYADNYRDSGGQEDFSDYYIANYGFAKFNESLSEKMVFSQHNLVSDTSFNEFDLIMCRNVLIYFDNNLQKRVINLFDDSLAMLGFIALGTKETIKYSISPTKYKQFDKEKIWRKIK; encoded by the coding sequence ATGATTGAAGATATTGAACTAGAAACGCTTATAAATGAAGTTTACGAATATTATGGTTTTGATTTTGGAAGCTATTCCAGAGCTTCACTTAAAAGGCGCGTAAATAGGGTTTTCTATTTAGATGGTTTTAAGCATTTTCATGAGTTTTTATCAAAAGTCAGAACAGACGAGGAGTATTGCAAAAGAATGATTGATGAGATTACGGTAAACGTGACAGAAATGTTCCGTGATCCGTCTTTTTATCTCACGCTTCGAAAAGAAATTCTGCCCTTGTTGGGAACCAAACCTTTTATCAGAATCTGGCATGCCGGATGTTCTACAGGCGAAGAAGTCTATTCGATGGCCATCATGCTTAAAGAATTAGGATTGCTGCATAAATCGATATTGTATGCAACAGATATCAATGCCACTGTTTTAGAAACGGCAAAAAGTGGTATTTTTCCATTAAGAATGATAAAGGATTACGCCGATAATTACCGTGATTCCGGCGGGCAGGAAGATTTCTCCGATTATTACATTGCCAATTATGGTTTTGCCAAATTCAACGAAAGCCTTTCTGAAAAAATGGTTTTCTCACAGCATAATCTGGTTTCAGATACTTCTTTTAATGAGTTTGATCTTATTATGTGTCGCAATGTCCTAATTTATTTTGATAATAATCTACAGAAAAGAGTTATAAATCTTTTTGATGATAGTCTGGCCATGCTTGGTTTTATAGCACTTGGAACAAAAGAAACAATAAAGTATTCTATCTCTCCAACCAAATACAAACAGTTTGATAAAGAGAAAATATGGAGGAAAATAAAATAA
- a CDS encoding chemotaxis protein CheB gives MEENKIIKHCKVVIIGGSAGSLQALLNILPFIESPISFAIVIVVHRKNSDEQTLEDLIALKSKVDVKEVEDKVKLKTGFIYIAPSNYHLLFEKDETLSLDTSEKINYSRPSIDVSFESAAEIYGSELIGILLSGSNSDGTVGIKAIKQAGGTTVVQNPLSAEMSFMPNNAILHASPDFILKTEEILEFLKGINQETA, from the coding sequence ATGGAGGAAAATAAAATAATAAAACATTGTAAAGTAGTTATCATTGGAGGTTCTGCAGGAAGTTTACAGGCATTATTAAATATTTTGCCTTTTATAGAAAGCCCTATTTCTTTTGCCATTGTAATTGTGGTGCACAGAAAAAACTCAGACGAACAAACCTTAGAAGACTTAATTGCTTTAAAATCTAAAGTTGATGTAAAAGAAGTTGAAGATAAAGTAAAGTTGAAGACCGGATTCATCTATATTGCACCTTCCAACTATCATTTGCTGTTTGAAAAAGACGAAACCCTTTCGTTGGACACTTCAGAGAAAATAAATTACAGCAGACCAAGCATAGACGTTTCTTTCGAATCGGCTGCGGAGATATATGGCTCAGAATTAATTGGGATTTTATTATCCGGATCTAACTCTGATGGAACCGTTGGAATAAAAGCTATTAAGCAAGCAGGAGGAACAACCGTAGTACAAAATCCGCTTTCAGCAGAAATGTCTTTTATGCCGAATAATGCAATTTTGCATGCCTCACCAGATTTTATTTTGAAGACAGAAGAAATCCTTGAATTTTTAAAAGGAATAAATCAGGAAACTGCTTAG
- a CDS encoding porin family protein, whose product MKKGLFILLAFFCMSEAKSQVLISLIFGDKLNSPFLEFGLEGGLNLSDISNLESSGMNPGFNLGFYFDIRSKKNPAWMINTGVIVKSPMGARHIPVYSLEDENLDTTFEGGTVNREIRYFNVPILIKYQFKNRIYLKTGPQLGLLASAFDEFTNEINKNDVTYKKKIRDEIRVIDAGIALGTGYHMNVGNGLNITIQYYYGLVPVMKGDGPNVYNRSLYLTAGIPIGKGKAAQKRAEKEAEINKVILPEDEK is encoded by the coding sequence ATGAAAAAAGGTTTATTCATACTTCTCGCCTTCTTTTGTATGAGTGAGGCGAAATCTCAGGTTTTAATATCCCTGATTTTTGGAGACAAACTCAATTCGCCTTTTTTAGAATTTGGTCTGGAAGGCGGACTTAATCTTTCGGATATTTCGAATCTGGAAAGTTCTGGAATGAATCCGGGGTTTAATCTCGGTTTTTACTTTGATATCCGATCCAAAAAAAATCCCGCTTGGATGATTAATACCGGAGTTATTGTTAAATCTCCAATGGGTGCAAGACATATTCCTGTTTATTCTTTAGAAGATGAAAATCTTGATACTACTTTTGAAGGTGGTACTGTGAACAGAGAAATTCGATATTTTAATGTTCCGATTTTAATAAAATATCAATTCAAAAATAGAATTTATCTTAAAACAGGCCCGCAATTAGGACTTTTGGCTTCTGCTTTTGATGAGTTTACAAATGAAATCAATAAAAATGATGTTACGTACAAGAAAAAAATAAGGGACGAAATTCGTGTGATTGATGCCGGAATTGCTCTTGGAACAGGTTATCATATGAACGTTGGCAACGGTTTAAATATTACTATTCAATATTACTACGGATTAGTTCCTGTTATGAAAGGAGATGGCCCAAATGTCTATAATAGATCTTTGTACTTAACTGCCGGAATTCCTATTGGAAAAGGAAAAGCAGCACAAAAAAGAGCTGAAAAAGAAGCTGAAATAAATAAAGTTATTCTGCCTGAAGATGAAAAATAA
- a CDS encoding DUF6660 family protein, whose product MKWIAIVMSIYLMALSNMPCADMEVNSAMHKTAQFASEDNHSHDKDNDLCSPFCACNCCGAQVLSYQTPVNFEFPAPYNLISIPLPTYQSVFISDFYGSIWQPPQIA is encoded by the coding sequence ATGAAATGGATAGCAATTGTAATGTCAATTTATTTGATGGCACTTTCAAATATGCCTTGCGCAGATATGGAAGTGAACAGTGCTATGCATAAAACAGCACAGTTTGCCTCAGAAGACAATCATTCGCATGATAAAGACAATGATTTGTGTTCGCCATTTTGTGCTTGCAATTGTTGTGGTGCTCAGGTTTTAAGTTATCAGACTCCTGTAAACTTTGAGTTTCCTGCGCCTTACAATCTTATTTCAATTCCTTTACCAACTTACCAATCTGTTTTTATTTCCGATTTCTACGGAAGTATTTGGCAGCCCCCTCAAATAGCATAA
- a CDS encoding efflux RND transporter permease subunit: MLDKIIQFSIRNKFVILLFTLVLIAWGSYSLKKLPLDALPDVTNNQVQIITTAPTLASQEVEQLITYPLERAVKTVPDIIELRSISRFGLSVVTVVFEDDVDIYWAREQIFQRLKQAEENIPDYVNSPELAPITTGLGEIYQYDVYAKKGYENKYSAVELRTIQDWIIIPQLQGIRGIADVSTWGGKLKQYEIAVNPNMLNSLGVTITEIFDALEKNNQNTGGAYIEKDQYTYFIRGVGMAKGVKDLENVVVKNRNGSPVLVRNVAQVREGVALRYGASTKDGKGEIVSGMVLMLKGENSSAVVKRVHEKMEQINKSLPEGVVAEAFIDRGKLVDNSIKTVAKNLLEGALIVIFVLILFLGNLRAGLIVASVIPLAMLFAVILMNAFGVSGNLMSLGAIDFGIIVDGAVIIVEATMHHLQKIKNKKELTQEEMDDEVYNSASKIRNSAAFGEIIILIVYLPILALIGTEGKMFKPMAMTVGFAIIGAFILSLTYIPMMSALFLSKKTEHKENFSDRMIAWLESRYTPLLKKALEFKKVVLSIAVALFAFAFIIFQNMGGEFIPTIEEGDLAINATIMTGSSLTQMVETTTKYEQILKAKFPEIKTIVTKIGSGEIPTDPMPIESGDLIIVLKDKKEWKGKYHNWEELANAMKEEMEVIPGANIEISQPIQMRFNELMTGSRSDIAIKIFGDDLEILDAKATELISKIKGIDGIGDLKADKVTGLPQITVKYDYDKIALYGLNISDINQIIRSSFAGESAGKIYDESKRFDVVVRMDENNRADITDVSNLFIPLPNGQQVPLSQVASVDYEQGPVQVIREDGKRRITVGLNVRGRDIKSVVEEIQAKLDQSFKLPAGYYVTYGGQFENLIEASKRLSVALPIALGLILVLLYFTFKSVKQALLIFSAIPLSAIGGVFALSLRGMPFSISAGIGFIALFGIAVLNGIVLISYFNQLKTEGISDPFQRIIIGTKTRLRPVLMTAAVASLGFLPMALSTSGGAEVQKPLATVVIGGLVSATLLTLIVLPILYLLLERGFNRKVRKDLREER, translated from the coding sequence ATGCTAGATAAAATCATTCAATTTAGTATACGAAACAAATTCGTTATACTATTATTTACCCTCGTTTTAATAGCTTGGGGAAGCTATTCGCTTAAAAAATTACCACTTGATGCTCTTCCAGATGTAACCAATAATCAGGTTCAGATTATTACTACTGCGCCAACTTTGGCAAGTCAGGAAGTGGAACAGTTAATTACGTATCCACTGGAACGTGCTGTAAAAACAGTTCCAGATATTATTGAACTTCGCAGTATTTCGCGTTTTGGATTATCGGTTGTAACCGTCGTTTTTGAAGACGATGTTGATATTTACTGGGCTCGCGAGCAGATTTTCCAACGCTTAAAACAAGCCGAAGAAAACATTCCAGATTATGTGAATTCTCCTGAATTAGCGCCTATTACAACTGGTTTGGGCGAAATTTACCAATATGATGTTTATGCCAAAAAAGGCTATGAAAACAAATACAGTGCGGTCGAATTAAGAACGATTCAAGATTGGATTATTATTCCGCAATTACAGGGAATCCGCGGTATTGCCGATGTAAGTACGTGGGGCGGAAAACTAAAACAATACGAAATCGCCGTAAACCCAAATATGCTGAACAGTTTGGGAGTCACCATAACCGAAATTTTTGATGCTTTAGAAAAAAATAACCAAAATACAGGTGGTGCTTATATTGAGAAAGATCAATATACCTATTTTATCCGCGGTGTCGGAATGGCAAAAGGTGTAAAGGATCTTGAAAATGTCGTAGTAAAAAATAGAAACGGTTCTCCCGTTTTGGTTCGGAATGTGGCACAGGTTCGTGAGGGCGTTGCATTGCGTTACGGCGCTTCTACCAAAGACGGAAAAGGAGAAATCGTTTCTGGAATGGTTTTAATGCTGAAAGGAGAAAATTCCAGCGCTGTTGTAAAAAGAGTGCACGAAAAAATGGAACAAATAAACAAAAGCCTTCCAGAAGGTGTTGTTGCCGAAGCCTTTATTGATAGAGGAAAATTGGTTGACAATTCGATCAAAACGGTGGCAAAAAATCTTTTAGAAGGAGCATTGATTGTCATTTTTGTTTTGATCCTATTTTTAGGAAACCTTCGCGCTGGATTAATTGTTGCTTCTGTTATTCCGCTGGCGATGCTGTTTGCTGTTATTTTAATGAATGCCTTTGGCGTAAGCGGCAATCTAATGAGTCTCGGAGCAATAGATTTCGGGATCATAGTCGATGGCGCCGTGATTATTGTAGAAGCCACGATGCATCATCTACAGAAAATCAAAAATAAAAAAGAACTGACTCAGGAAGAGATGGACGATGAAGTCTATAACTCGGCTTCAAAAATTAGAAATAGTGCCGCTTTTGGAGAAATTATTATTCTAATTGTATATCTGCCGATTTTGGCTTTAATTGGAACAGAAGGAAAAATGTTTAAACCGATGGCGATGACAGTTGGATTTGCCATTATTGGCGCTTTTATTCTTTCTCTGACTTATATTCCAATGATGAGTGCTTTGTTTCTTTCCAAAAAAACAGAACACAAAGAAAACTTTAGCGATCGAATGATTGCGTGGCTTGAAAGCCGTTATACGCCGTTATTGAAAAAAGCTTTGGAATTTAAAAAAGTGGTTCTTTCTATAGCAGTTGCATTATTTGCTTTCGCTTTTATCATTTTCCAAAATATGGGAGGCGAGTTTATTCCAACCATCGAAGAAGGCGATTTGGCGATCAACGCGACTATTATGACAGGAAGTTCGCTTACGCAGATGGTCGAAACCACTACCAAATACGAGCAGATTTTAAAAGCGAAATTCCCAGAAATCAAAACGATTGTCACTAAAATAGGAAGCGGCGAAATCCCAACCGATCCGATGCCAATTGAAAGCGGGGATTTGATTATTGTTCTCAAAGACAAAAAAGAATGGAAAGGCAAATACCATAATTGGGAAGAATTGGCGAATGCCATGAAAGAAGAAATGGAGGTAATTCCAGGAGCCAATATTGAGATTTCGCAACCAATCCAAATGCGATTTAACGAATTAATGACCGGAAGCCGATCTGATATTGCAATTAAGATTTTTGGGGATGATTTGGAAATTCTGGATGCTAAAGCCACAGAGCTAATTTCAAAAATAAAAGGAATCGATGGCATCGGAGATTTGAAAGCCGATAAAGTCACAGGTTTGCCACAGATTACAGTAAAATACGATTACGATAAAATCGCGCTTTACGGATTGAATATTTCTGATATCAATCAAATTATCCGTTCTTCATTTGCCGGAGAAAGTGCCGGAAAAATCTATGATGAAAGCAAACGATTTGATGTTGTAGTGCGAATGGATGAAAACAATCGCGCTGATATTACCGACGTTAGCAATTTGTTTATTCCGCTTCCAAATGGTCAGCAAGTACCGCTTTCTCAAGTGGCTTCTGTAGATTACGAGCAAGGCCCGGTACAGGTCATCCGCGAAGACGGAAAACGAAGAATCACTGTTGGTTTAAATGTCCGCGGAAGAGATATTAAAAGTGTGGTGGAAGAAATTCAGGCAAAACTGGATCAAAGTTTTAAACTTCCGGCGGGCTATTATGTGACGTACGGCGGACAGTTTGAAAACTTAATTGAAGCCTCCAAAAGACTTTCGGTTGCTTTGCCAATTGCGTTAGGACTGATTTTGGTATTGCTTTATTTTACTTTCAAAAGTGTCAAACAAGCTTTGTTGATTTTTAGTGCGATTCCGTTATCGGCGATTGGGGGCGTTTTTGCGCTTTCGCTGAGAGGAATGCCGTTTAGTATTTCGGCAGGAATTGGATTTATCGCGCTGTTCGGAATTGCGGTTCTCAACGGAATTGTATTGATTTCCTATTTCAATCAATTGAAAACGGAAGGAATTTCAGATCCGTTTCAAAGAATCATTATCGGAACCAAAACGAGATTACGTCCCGTTTTAATGACAGCTGCAGTTGCTTCATTAGGATTTTTGCCAATGGCATTATCCACAAGCGGCGGGGCAGAAGTACAAAAACCTCTAGCAACCGTGGTAATTGGCGGTTTAGTCTCAGCCACTTTATTAACCTTAATCGTTTTACCGATTTTGTATTTATTATTGGAGCGTGGGTTTAACCGCAAAGTTCGCAAAGATTTACGCGAAGAACGCTAA